The following coding sequences lie in one Klebsiella huaxiensis genomic window:
- a CDS encoding GGDEF domain-containing protein, whose product MSDFILARVSQTLANEHSLEALVRQLLEMLELVTRMESTYLTRIDFEAQRQLIMYAHNSSEMQIPEGFSVPWNDSLCKRALDDRCLFSNDVAERWRSCIAAQDLGIATFFSIPVHLTDGSLFGTLCATSRERQPYNLEGEQVMNLFAKLISHYVEKETLVQQLRTANVALEMHSYTDELTGLPNRRSLFKHLSAQFPRACEQQRNVLMIFIDLDDFKAINDRFGHPCGDSFLIQIGERLNARVRSGDIVGRLGGDEFLIVGPGLELAEQLEYIAALRHELTGTYFLAGNRIHYPGASFGVIDVNPQTMDVEQALRAADDAMYQDKKSRRQGTFFHID is encoded by the coding sequence ATGTCCGACTTTATTCTTGCCCGCGTCTCACAAACTCTCGCCAATGAACACTCTCTGGAAGCATTGGTACGGCAGTTACTTGAGATGCTGGAGCTTGTCACTCGAATGGAATCCACCTACCTGACGCGTATCGACTTTGAAGCGCAGCGACAGCTGATTATGTATGCGCACAACAGCAGCGAAATGCAGATTCCTGAAGGATTTTCCGTCCCGTGGAACGACTCGCTGTGCAAGCGTGCGCTGGACGATCGCTGCCTGTTCAGCAACGACGTGGCCGAGCGCTGGCGTTCGTGCATTGCGGCGCAGGATTTGGGGATCGCCACCTTCTTCAGCATTCCGGTGCACCTGACCGATGGCTCGCTGTTCGGCACGCTGTGTGCAACCAGCCGCGAAAGACAGCCCTATAACCTTGAGGGCGAACAGGTCATGAACCTGTTTGCCAAACTCATCTCCCATTACGTTGAGAAAGAGACGCTGGTGCAGCAGTTGCGTACGGCTAACGTCGCGCTTGAAATGCACTCTTATACCGATGAATTGACCGGTTTGCCCAACCGTCGTTCGCTGTTTAAGCACCTTTCAGCTCAATTCCCACGTGCATGTGAGCAGCAGCGCAATGTACTGATGATTTTTATCGACCTTGATGATTTTAAAGCGATAAACGATCGATTCGGTCACCCGTGTGGCGACAGTTTTCTCATTCAGATTGGCGAACGTCTCAATGCCCGTGTACGTAGCGGCGATATTGTCGGTCGCCTTGGTGGAGATGAATTTTTAATTGTCGGCCCGGGCCTTGAATTAGCAGAACAGCTAGAGTACATCGCCGCGTTACGCCATGAGTTAACGGGGACCTATTTTCTTGCCGGGAACCGTATTCACTACCCCGGCGCCAGTTTTGGCGTTATTGACGTCAACCCTCAGACGATGGACGTCGAACAGGCGCTACGTGCCGCCGACGATGCGATGTATCAGGATAAGAAGTCACGCCGCCAGGGGACTTTCTTTCATATAGACTAA
- a CDS encoding YoaK family small membrane protein, producing MRLGILFPVAIFIVAVVFLGWFFVGGYAAPGGA from the coding sequence ATGAGACTGGGTATTCTATTTCCGGTGGCTATATTTATCGTCGCCGTTGTTTTTCTGGGCTGGTTTTTTGTCGGCGGTTATGCGGCACCGGGCGGGGCATAA
- a CDS encoding DUF2534 family protein → MILQKLTSNKNSKKFFLSIGAVFAIALFVVGRATFGGVVSEYNMPYSEWTTSMFFLQGAMVTVYSIVFTLLFSIPLGFLFLGSDRQD, encoded by the coding sequence ATGATTCTGCAGAAACTCACCAGCAACAAAAACAGCAAGAAGTTTTTCCTGTCGATAGGGGCGGTGTTTGCCATCGCGCTTTTCGTGGTTGGTCGTGCGACCTTTGGGGGCGTGGTGAGCGAGTATAATATGCCGTACTCAGAGTGGACGACGTCAATGTTCTTCCTGCAAGGGGCGATGGTCACGGTTTATAGCATTGTGTTCACGCTGCTGTTCTCTATTCCGCTGGGTTTCCTGTTTTTGGGTTCCGATCGTCAGGACTAG
- the leuE gene encoding leucine efflux protein LeuE, with translation MFAEFGVLNYLTYLVGAIFIILVPGPNTFFVLKTGVAHGVKKGYLAAAGVFIGDAVLMFLAFAGVATLIKTTPVLFNIVRYLGAIYLLWMGGKMLYAVLTQRDGHSASDSEPGSAILKRSLTLSLTNPKAILFYVSFFVQFIDVNAKTPGLAFFILALTLEIISFCYMSFLIVSGSFVTRYVKTKKKLAKIGNSLIGLVFVGFAARLATLQS, from the coding sequence GTGTTCGCTGAGTTTGGTGTTTTGAATTACCTGACCTATCTGGTTGGGGCTATCTTTATTATCCTGGTGCCCGGCCCAAATACCTTTTTTGTCCTCAAGACTGGCGTCGCTCACGGCGTTAAAAAGGGCTATCTGGCGGCTGCTGGCGTGTTTATTGGCGATGCGGTACTGATGTTTCTCGCTTTTGCGGGCGTTGCGACGCTTATCAAAACCACGCCGGTACTGTTCAATATTGTCCGTTACCTGGGGGCGATTTATCTACTGTGGATGGGCGGCAAGATGCTCTACGCGGTGTTAACCCAGCGCGATGGTCATTCTGCGTCTGATTCCGAACCAGGGAGCGCGATTCTTAAGCGTTCGCTGACTCTCAGCCTGACGAATCCGAAAGCCATTCTGTTTTATGTCTCTTTTTTCGTGCAGTTTATCGACGTTAATGCCAAAACCCCAGGCCTTGCGTTCTTTATTCTGGCGCTGACTCTGGAAATCATTAGCTTCTGCTACATGAGCTTCCTGATCGTCTCCGGCTCTTTTGTTACGCGCTATGTCAAAACGAAAAAGAAACTGGCGAAAATCGGCAACAGCCTTATTGGCTTAGTCTTTGTCGGTTTCGCTGCCCGTCTGGCAACCCTGCAGTCATAG
- the lpxP gene encoding kdo(2)-lipid IV(A) palmitoleoyltransferase, with translation MSCAFNKSLLHPRNWGTWFGLAILWLIVQLPYPVLHAIGTSAGRASRRFLKRRERIARRNLELCFLDMSPAERDKLIEQNFMSLGMGLIETGMAWFWSDERVRKWFDVEGLDNLNNAMSAGKGVMAVGVHFMSLELGGRTMGLCRPMMATYRPHNSPLMEWVQTRGRLRSNKAMIDRRNLSGLVHALKSGEAVWFAPDQDYGPKGSVFAPFFSVEHAATTNGTYVLSRLSGAKMLTISMVRKPGRKGYRLYISDVMSDYPGEDKQDAASYINKVIEKEILRAPEQYLWVHRRFKTRPQGETSLY, from the coding sequence ATGTCTTGCGCTTTTAATAAAAGTCTCCTCCATCCCCGTAATTGGGGGACCTGGTTTGGCCTTGCCATACTCTGGCTCATCGTTCAATTACCCTATCCTGTTTTACATGCCATCGGTACCAGCGCTGGCCGGGCATCGCGACGTTTTCTAAAACGCCGTGAACGTATCGCCCGACGTAACCTCGAACTCTGTTTTCTGGATATGTCGCCAGCGGAGCGAGACAAGCTTATTGAGCAAAACTTCATGTCGCTAGGAATGGGGCTTATCGAGACCGGCATGGCATGGTTCTGGAGCGATGAGCGAGTGAGAAAATGGTTTGACGTTGAAGGCCTGGATAACCTCAACAACGCGATGAGTGCGGGAAAAGGGGTGATGGCTGTCGGCGTGCACTTTATGTCCCTTGAATTAGGTGGTCGCACTATGGGGCTGTGTCGCCCGATGATGGCAACTTATCGCCCACATAACAGTCCGCTGATGGAGTGGGTGCAGACTCGCGGCCGTTTACGTTCCAACAAAGCGATGATCGACCGCCGCAATTTGTCCGGTCTGGTCCATGCATTGAAATCTGGCGAGGCCGTTTGGTTCGCCCCGGATCAGGATTACGGCCCAAAGGGAAGCGTATTTGCTCCATTCTTCTCTGTGGAGCACGCGGCAACGACCAACGGTACCTACGTGCTATCTCGTCTGTCTGGTGCGAAAATGCTGACTATCAGCATGGTACGCAAGCCTGGCCGCAAAGGTTACCGCCTCTATATCAGTGATGTGATGAGCGATTATCCTGGCGAAGATAAACAGGATGCAGCTAGCTATATCAACAAAGTTATTGAGAAAGAGATCCTGCGTGCGCCAGAGCAGTATTTGTGGGTTCACCGCCGCTTTAAAACCCGTCCGCAGGGCGAAACTTCGCTATATTAA
- a CDS encoding class I SAM-dependent methyltransferase: protein MNASDKAGHTFLASLGKTRLRPGGVEATEWLFQQAGFTPDSKVLEVACNMGTTSIELAQRFRCSVYAIDMDKDALAIARQNIVREGVDNRVLVMEANANRLPFPDGTFDVVINEAMLTMYGDKAKERLVAEYFRVLKPGGRLLTHDIMYTQEALEEGARMQLQGVVKSNVSPLSAKGWQALFERAGFDYVRYHHGRMSLMSPKGLVKDEGFKQALKIACNGLLKRENRPRFLSMMRFFQSQKHRLNFIACCSVKGVKVQMESEK, encoded by the coding sequence ATGAACGCAAGCGACAAAGCAGGGCATACCTTTTTGGCAAGTTTGGGGAAAACTCGTCTGCGCCCCGGCGGCGTGGAGGCGACGGAGTGGTTGTTTCAGCAAGCGGGATTTACTCCTGACAGCAAAGTGCTGGAGGTTGCCTGTAATATGGGCACCACTTCGATAGAGCTGGCGCAGCGTTTTCGCTGTAGCGTCTACGCTATTGATATGGATAAAGACGCGCTGGCGATCGCGCGGCAAAACATCGTCCGTGAAGGCGTGGATAATCGGGTATTAGTGATGGAGGCTAATGCTAATCGACTGCCTTTTCCTGACGGTACCTTTGATGTAGTGATTAATGAGGCGATGCTGACGATGTATGGTGATAAAGCTAAGGAGAGGCTGGTGGCGGAATATTTTCGCGTGCTCAAACCCGGCGGCCGTTTGCTGACCCACGATATTATGTACACGCAAGAGGCGCTGGAAGAGGGGGCACGGATGCAGTTGCAGGGCGTAGTGAAATCCAACGTGAGCCCGTTGAGCGCCAAAGGCTGGCAGGCGCTTTTTGAGCGGGCAGGTTTCGATTACGTCCGTTATCACCACGGGCGGATGTCGCTCATGTCGCCAAAAGGGCTTGTCAAAGATGAAGGATTCAAACAGGCGCTGAAGATTGCCTGTAATGGTTTACTAAAGCGTGAGAATCGTCCGAGATTTTTATCGATGATGCGCTTTTTCCAAAGTCAAAAGCATCGTCTGAACTTTATTGCCTGCTGTTCAGTTAAAGGTGTAAAGGTCCAGATGGAGAGCGAAAAATAA
- the fecI gene encoding ferric citrate uptake sigma factor FecI: MSQPSATAAPLTLASLYSDHHGWLKNWLTHKLQSSFDADDVAQDTFVRIMGGEPLATIRDPKSFLCTIAKRVMIDLFRRNALERAWLDMLSQLPEELAPSPELRQSQLELLQQIDAMLDGLNAKTREAFLLSQLEGLTYAEIASRLSVSVSSVKKYMAKATEHCLLFRLENGL, from the coding sequence ATGTCCCAGCCTTCCGCTACCGCTGCACCGTTGACGCTTGCCTCGCTGTATAGCGACCATCACGGCTGGCTGAAAAACTGGCTTACCCATAAGCTGCAATCTTCCTTTGACGCCGATGACGTCGCGCAGGATACCTTCGTGCGAATTATGGGCGGCGAGCCGCTGGCAACCATTCGCGATCCAAAGTCTTTCCTCTGCACGATTGCCAAACGGGTGATGATCGACCTGTTTCGTCGCAATGCGCTGGAGCGAGCATGGCTTGATATGCTCTCACAACTGCCGGAAGAACTGGCCCCTTCACCTGAGTTACGCCAAAGTCAGCTCGAACTCCTACAGCAAATTGACGCCATGCTCGACGGGCTTAACGCGAAAACCCGAGAAGCTTTTTTACTCTCACAGCTTGAAGGGCTGACCTACGCCGAAATCGCCAGCCGCCTGTCTGTCTCAGTCAGCTCGGTTAAGAAATATATGGCTAAAGCCACCGAGCACTGCCTGCTGTTTCGCCTGGAGAATGGCTTGTGA
- the fecR gene encoding ferric citrate uptake sigma factor regulator FecR, which translates to MNSTLSESRRQALRSASHWYAVLSDGRVSPQQEARWQVWYEQNNENQWAWQQVENLRQQMGQLPGGLASRALHDSRIARRHVLKGLLLLLVAGGGWRLWDSELAEGLRADYRTAKGMPSQQRLTDGTLLTLNTESAADVRFDAQQRLIHLRYGEIAIQTAHDSQQRPFRVQTREGMMTALGTEFTVRQFAGGTQLAVQQHAVEAVLASGSTQRVNAGESLWFTRDRFSALVKLNGDENSWTQGMLTFRDTPLSEVVATVARYRSGMLRCDPAVANLRLSGTFPLGHPDTILQVIAQTLPIKLQFVTRYWVTLIPA; encoded by the coding sequence GTGAATTCGACGCTCAGTGAATCCCGCCGTCAGGCACTACGTTCAGCTTCGCACTGGTACGCGGTTCTGAGTGATGGTCGCGTAAGCCCGCAACAGGAGGCGCGCTGGCAGGTGTGGTATGAACAAAACAACGAAAATCAGTGGGCATGGCAGCAGGTAGAAAACCTGCGTCAGCAGATGGGGCAGTTGCCGGGTGGGCTGGCCAGCCGAGCCCTCCACGATAGCCGTATAGCCCGTCGCCATGTTCTGAAAGGATTACTGCTTCTGTTGGTCGCTGGAGGGGGATGGCGGCTTTGGGATTCCGAACTGGCTGAGGGACTTCGCGCCGACTACCGTACCGCGAAGGGCATGCCGAGCCAGCAGCGGCTTACCGACGGTACGCTACTCACGCTGAATACCGAAAGCGCCGCCGATGTCCGTTTTGACGCACAGCAGCGATTGATCCATTTACGCTATGGCGAAATCGCTATTCAGACCGCGCACGACAGCCAGCAGCGACCGTTCCGGGTGCAAACGCGTGAAGGCATGATGACGGCACTGGGCACCGAATTTACTGTACGCCAGTTTGCTGGCGGAACGCAGCTCGCAGTACAGCAACATGCCGTTGAGGCGGTTTTAGCATCAGGCAGCACGCAAAGGGTTAACGCCGGTGAAAGCCTATGGTTTACCCGCGATCGTTTCTCTGCTCTGGTTAAGCTTAACGGCGATGAAAATAGCTGGACTCAGGGCATGCTCACCTTCCGCGATACCCCGTTGAGCGAAGTGGTCGCCACCGTCGCCCGCTATCGCTCCGGCATGCTGCGCTGCGATCCCGCCGTAGCCAATCTACGCCTGAGCGGCACCTTTCCGCTAGGTCATCCTGACACCATCCTGCAGGTCATCGCACAAACGCTGCCGATTAAATTACAGTTTGTCACCCGCTATTGGGTCACGCTCATCCCGGCCTGA
- the fecA gene encoding TonB-dependent Fe(3+) dicitrate receptor FecA, whose product MTPLRVLRKPMPLVMAIRLSLLPLVGLTAVPVFAATQFDIAAGDLDNVLNQYAARSGITLAADASLTRGKHSSGLHGSFETEEGLHTLLDGSGLQLKALGNNVWTLEPAPVSSESTLTVVGDWLGDARENDIFEHAGARDVIRREDFAKTGATTMREVLNRIPGVNAPENTGTGSHDLAMNFGIRGLNPRLASRSTVLMDGIPVPFAPYGQPQLSLAPVSLGNMDAIDVVRGGGAVRYGPQSVGGVVNFVTRAIPQDFGIAGGVEGQLSPTSSQNNPKETHNLMIGGTADNGFGSALLYSGTRGSDWREHSATRIDDVMLKSKYAPNEVHTFNSLLQYYDGEADMPGGLSRADYNADRWQSTRPYDRFWGRRQLASLGYQYQPDAQHKFNIQGFYTHTLRSGYLEQGKRITLSPREYWVRGIEPRYSQSFMIGPSAHEVGVGYRYVNESTHEMRYYTATTSGELPSTASPYDRDTRSGTEAHAWYIDDRIDIGNWTITPGMRFEHIESYQDNNIKGTREQVSYNAPLPALNVLYHLTDSWNIYANTEGSFGTVQYSQIGKAVQSGNVEPEKARTWELGTRYDDGALSAEMGLFLINFNNQYDSNQTNDTVTARGKTRHSGLEAQTRYDLGELSPTLDNLSVYASYAYVNAEIREKGDTYGNQVPFSPKHKGTFGVDYKPGSWTFNLNSDFQSSQFADNANTVAESADGSTGRIPGYMLWGARVAYDFGPQMANLNLALGVKNIFDHEYYTRSYDDNNKGLYAGQPRTLYLQGSMKF is encoded by the coding sequence ATGACGCCTTTACGCGTATTACGCAAACCCATGCCTCTGGTGATGGCAATCCGTTTAAGTCTGCTGCCGTTAGTGGGGCTGACTGCCGTGCCGGTATTTGCCGCCACGCAGTTTGATATTGCAGCCGGGGATTTAGACAACGTACTTAACCAATATGCCGCCCGCAGCGGTATCACGCTCGCTGCCGATGCCAGCCTGACGCGCGGCAAGCATAGTTCCGGCCTGCACGGCAGCTTTGAAACCGAAGAGGGCTTACATACGCTGCTGGACGGCAGCGGATTACAGTTAAAAGCGCTGGGTAATAACGTCTGGACGCTGGAACCGGCGCCCGTCAGTAGCGAATCCACCTTAACCGTAGTGGGCGACTGGCTCGGCGACGCCCGGGAAAACGATATCTTTGAGCACGCAGGTGCCCGTGATGTTATCCGCCGGGAAGATTTCGCCAAAACCGGCGCCACCACCATGCGCGAGGTGCTGAACCGCATTCCCGGCGTTAACGCCCCAGAAAATACGGGTACCGGCAGTCACGACCTGGCGATGAACTTTGGTATTCGTGGCCTCAACCCGCGGCTTGCCAGCCGTTCCACGGTGCTGATGGACGGTATCCCGGTTCCGTTTGCACCTTACGGCCAGCCACAGCTTTCACTGGCGCCGGTCTCGCTCGGCAATATGGATGCCATCGATGTGGTGCGCGGCGGCGGCGCGGTGCGTTACGGGCCGCAAAGCGTCGGCGGCGTGGTAAACTTCGTGACCCGCGCCATTCCTCAGGATTTCGGTATAGCGGGTGGCGTTGAGGGGCAACTCAGCCCGACCTCTTCGCAAAACAATCCGAAAGAAACGCATAACTTAATGATCGGCGGCACGGCGGATAACGGTTTCGGCTCCGCCCTGCTCTACTCTGGCACCCGAGGCAGCGACTGGCGCGAACATAGCGCGACGCGTATTGACGATGTGATGCTGAAAAGCAAATATGCGCCCAACGAAGTGCATACCTTTAACAGCCTGCTGCAATACTACGACGGCGAAGCCGATATGCCCGGCGGCCTCTCCCGCGCCGACTATAACGCCGATCGCTGGCAATCCACCCGCCCTTACGACCGCTTCTGGGGACGCCGCCAGCTCGCCAGTCTTGGCTACCAATATCAACCGGACGCGCAGCATAAATTTAATATTCAGGGGTTCTATACCCACACCCTGCGCAGCGGTTATCTGGAACAGGGCAAGCGTATTACCCTCTCGCCGCGCGAATACTGGGTCCGCGGCATCGAACCGCGCTATAGCCAGAGCTTTATGATTGGCCCCTCTGCCCATGAAGTCGGCGTCGGCTACCGCTATGTGAATGAATCGACCCACGAGATGCGTTATTACACCGCAACCACCAGCGGCGAGCTGCCCAGCACCGCCAGCCCGTACGATCGCGATACCCGCTCCGGCACCGAAGCCCACGCATGGTATATCGACGATCGCATTGATATCGGCAACTGGACGATTACGCCGGGCATGCGCTTTGAGCACATCGAGTCGTATCAGGACAACAATATAAAAGGCACCCGCGAGCAGGTCAGCTATAACGCGCCGCTCCCGGCGCTAAACGTTCTTTATCACCTCACCGACAGCTGGAATATCTATGCCAACACAGAAGGCTCATTCGGCACCGTACAGTACAGCCAAATTGGCAAGGCTGTGCAAAGCGGCAATGTGGAACCGGAAAAAGCACGCACCTGGGAACTCGGCACCCGCTACGACGACGGCGCGCTGAGCGCCGAGATGGGGCTGTTCCTGATTAACTTCAACAATCAGTACGACTCCAACCAGACCAATGACACGGTTACCGCCCGCGGTAAAACGCGTCATAGCGGTCTGGAAGCACAAACCCGTTACGACCTTGGTGAACTTTCCCCCACCCTGGATAACCTCTCGGTCTACGCCAGCTATGCCTATGTCAACGCCGAAATCCGCGAAAAAGGTGATACCTACGGCAACCAGGTTCCCTTCTCGCCGAAGCACAAAGGTACCTTTGGCGTCGATTACAAACCCGGCAGCTGGACGTTTAACCTCAATAGCGACTTCCAGTCCAGCCAGTTTGCGGATAACGCCAACACCGTTGCTGAGAGCGCCGACGGCAGCACCGGGCGGATCCCCGGCTATATGCTGTGGGGCGCGCGAGTGGCCTATGATTTTGGCCCACAGATGGCGAATCTCAATCTCGCGCTGGGGGTGAAAAATATCTTCGATCATGAGTATTACACCCGCTCGTACGACGATAACAACAAAGGGCTTTACGCAGGTCAGCCGCGCACGCTGTACCTGCAAGGGTCAATGAAGTTCTGA
- a CDS encoding Fe(3+) dicitrate ABC transporter substrate-binding protein FecB, which translates to MFSIVRMFIFGLLFLTGPAFAVTVQDEHGTLTLDKTPQRIVVLELSFVDALAAIDVSPVGVADDNDPSRILSEVRARLKPWQSVGTRAQPSLEAISALHPDLIIADSSRHSGIYASLRQIAPVLLLKSRNETWEENLQSAAIIGKAVGKEAEMQQRLTQHRQTMAAFARQLPAGASVLFGTSREQQFNLHSTQTYTGSVLAALGLKVPQPINGAPMAAINLEQLLAINPQWLLVAHYRAESIVKKWQQDSLWPMLQAQQKQQIAAVESNSWARMRGLFAAERIASDMVKIVHHQAVDITP; encoded by the coding sequence ATGTTTAGCATTGTTCGCATGTTTATTTTTGGCCTGCTATTCCTGACAGGCCCCGCATTCGCCGTCACCGTGCAGGATGAGCACGGCACCTTAACTCTTGATAAGACACCGCAGCGGATCGTGGTGCTCGAACTCTCCTTTGTTGATGCGCTGGCGGCGATTGACGTCAGCCCGGTGGGCGTGGCCGATGATAACGACCCGTCGCGCATTTTGTCCGAGGTACGGGCGCGCCTGAAGCCATGGCAGTCGGTAGGTACCCGCGCCCAGCCCTCACTGGAAGCCATCAGCGCCCTGCATCCTGACCTGATTATTGCCGATAGCAGCCGCCATAGCGGCATTTACGCCTCCCTGCGGCAGATTGCCCCGGTACTACTGTTGAAATCGCGCAATGAAACCTGGGAGGAAAATCTGCAGTCGGCGGCAATTATTGGCAAAGCGGTTGGCAAAGAGGCAGAGATGCAGCAGCGCCTGACGCAGCATCGGCAAACCATGGCAGCGTTTGCCCGCCAGCTACCAGCGGGTGCCAGCGTGCTATTTGGCACCTCGCGCGAGCAGCAATTTAATCTTCATTCCACGCAAACCTATACCGGCAGCGTGCTGGCGGCGCTTGGCCTGAAGGTTCCGCAGCCGATCAACGGCGCGCCAATGGCGGCGATCAATCTCGAACAATTGCTGGCAATTAATCCACAGTGGCTGCTGGTGGCCCATTATCGGGCCGAAAGCATCGTTAAAAAATGGCAGCAGGATTCGTTGTGGCCAATGCTACAGGCTCAGCAAAAGCAGCAGATTGCGGCCGTTGAAAGCAACAGCTGGGCGCGGATGCGTGGTCTCTTTGCCGCCGAGCGTATTGCCAGCGATATGGTGAAAATCGTCCACCATCAGGCGGTCGATATCACGCCATGA
- the fecC gene encoding iron-dicitrate ABC transporter permease FecC: MKPFYRSFFIWGLPLLALTGLFWLSLFCYSVIPISPFNALHALTAPKTPPLAEALVLNLRLPRSLVAMMLGASLAVSGTLLQTLTHNPLASPSLLGINSGAALAMSLTSAFSPAPLAGFSLALIAACGGGISWLLVMTAGGGWRQELDRNRLILAGIALSALCMALTRITLLLTEDHAYGILTWLAGGVSHIRWAEFWQLFPFTALIVPAVFLLANALNLLNVSDTAAHSLGVNLPRLRLLINAAVLLLTGACVSVAGPVAFIGLLIPHLARLWAGHDHRTLLPMSAVMGALFILLADILARALAWPGELPAGAVLALVGAPCFVWLVRRRG, from the coding sequence ATGAAACCGTTTTATCGCTCGTTTTTTATTTGGGGATTGCCGCTGCTGGCGCTCACCGGACTGTTCTGGTTGAGCCTGTTTTGCTATTCGGTAATCCCGATTTCACCGTTCAACGCACTTCACGCGCTGACCGCCCCTAAAACGCCTCCCCTTGCGGAGGCGTTAGTGCTTAATCTGCGCTTGCCCCGCAGTCTGGTGGCGATGATGCTCGGCGCCAGCCTCGCGGTATCGGGTACGCTGCTCCAAACTCTCACCCATAACCCACTGGCCTCTCCCTCTTTGCTGGGCATCAATAGCGGCGCGGCGCTGGCAATGTCGCTGACCAGTGCCTTTAGCCCGGCTCCGCTGGCCGGGTTTTCGCTGGCGTTGATCGCCGCCTGCGGCGGTGGAATAAGCTGGCTGCTGGTGATGACCGCTGGCGGCGGCTGGCGTCAGGAGCTGGATCGCAATCGGCTCATCCTCGCCGGTATTGCCCTCTCGGCGCTATGTATGGCGTTGACCCGCATAACCCTACTGCTGACGGAAGATCACGCTTACGGCATTCTCACCTGGCTGGCGGGCGGCGTTTCCCATATACGCTGGGCTGAGTTTTGGCAGCTTTTCCCTTTTACCGCGCTTATTGTTCCCGCCGTATTTCTACTGGCCAACGCGCTTAATCTGCTTAACGTCAGCGATACCGCCGCTCATTCTCTGGGCGTGAATTTACCTCGCCTGCGCCTGCTGATTAACGCTGCCGTTTTGCTGCTTACCGGGGCCTGCGTCAGCGTCGCCGGGCCGGTCGCCTTTATCGGTCTGCTGATTCCGCATCTTGCGAGGCTTTGGGCCGGTCACGATCATCGTACGCTTCTGCCAATGAGCGCCGTCATGGGTGCGTTGTTTATATTGCTGGCGGATATTCTCGCCAGAGCGCTGGCCTGGCCGGGAGAGCTCCCGGCGGGCGCGGTGCTGGCGCTGGTCGGTGCCCCCTGTTTCGTCTGGCTGGTCCGGAGGCGCGGATGA
- the fecD gene encoding Fe(3+) dicitrate ABC transporter permease subunit FecD, which yields MRLRRISFLLLVLALLTVLSLRMGAVPLPWRALLDGWHPGSEHHYVLMQYRLPRVVLALIIGAALAVSGVLIQGVVRNPLASPDILGINHAASLTSVTALWFLPSLSLLWLPLLAFIGGMTAMAVLIILAGFSRPMRLALTGVALSACWASVTDYLLLSRPQEINNALLWLTGSLWARDGSFVIIALPLLTVLLPLSFALSRDLDLLALGHDRAGTLGINIRWLNGYALTLAVALASVSVAVCGPIAFISLVVPHLVRRLFGGRHHYLLPVSALMGGLVLLLADLLARTLSPPMELPAGVLTAIIGAPWFIWLLVRMR from the coding sequence ATGAGACTCCGCCGCATCAGCTTTTTACTGCTCGTTCTGGCGCTGTTAACCGTGCTTTCGTTGCGTATGGGCGCAGTCCCGCTGCCGTGGCGGGCGCTGCTTGACGGCTGGCATCCGGGTAGCGAACATCACTACGTCCTGATGCAATATCGCCTGCCGCGCGTGGTGCTGGCGCTGATTATCGGCGCCGCGCTGGCGGTTTCCGGCGTGCTGATTCAGGGCGTTGTGCGTAATCCGTTGGCCTCACCAGATATTCTGGGCATTAACCATGCGGCGAGCCTGACATCGGTCACCGCGCTGTGGTTTTTACCCTCCCTGTCCCTGCTGTGGCTGCCGCTGCTGGCCTTTATCGGCGGGATGACGGCAATGGCGGTGCTGATAATTCTTGCCGGTTTTTCCCGCCCAATGCGTCTGGCGCTGACCGGCGTAGCGCTGTCGGCCTGCTGGGCCAGCGTGACCGATTATCTTTTACTGTCGCGCCCCCAGGAGATTAATAACGCACTGCTATGGTTGACCGGCAGCCTGTGGGCCAGAGATGGCTCGTTTGTGATTATCGCTCTGCCCCTGCTCACCGTGCTGCTACCGCTGAGTTTCGCTCTCAGCCGCGATCTCGACCTGCTGGCGTTGGGCCACGATCGCGCCGGGACCTTGGGCATCAATATTCGCTGGCTTAACGGCTACGCGTTGACCCTGGCGGTCGCCCTCGCCTCCGTCAGCGTCGCGGTCTGCGGCCCTATCGCGTTTATCAGTCTTGTTGTGCCGCATCTTGTTCGCCGCCTGTTCGGTGGACGTCATCACTATTTACTGCCGGTTTCGGCGCTGATGGGCGGGCTGGTTCTGCTGCTCGCCGATCTGCTGGCACGAACACTCAGCCCGCCGATGGAGCTTCCGGCAGGCGTGCTGACAGCAATTATTGGCGCGCCGTGGTTTATCTGGCTACTTGTGAGAATGCGTTAA